The Bacillus sp. Marseille-Q1617 genome has a segment encoding these proteins:
- the argC gene encoding N-acetyl-gamma-glutamyl-phosphate reductase, translating into MKVGIVGSTGYGGVELHRLLSNHPSIENCILYSSTLNGNSYVEQYPHLTDLSNESVHVIQFDEMKRLDAVFLAVPAGISKEMTPKLLGGKAKIIDLSGDLRLQDPKDYEDWYKGVSAETSVLSKAVYGLTECNQGAIKEADLIANPGCFPTATLLALAPLVQQKLIQPDSLIIDAKTGLSGAGRKPSLSSHFSETQENLRIYKVHEHQHTPEIEQQLKRWNPDSAPVTFTTHLIPMTRGIMTTIYGELPAKQTTEELHELYQDFYSGSPFVRIRPIGQFPSTKEVFGTNFCDIAIKVDERTGRVTIVSVIDNLIKGAAGQAVQNMNLMFGLEETAGLQYYPIYP; encoded by the coding sequence ATGAAAGTTGGAATTGTTGGATCTACAGGTTATGGTGGTGTAGAACTGCATCGCCTCCTGTCGAATCACCCTTCAATCGAAAATTGTATTTTGTATTCATCAACGTTGAATGGGAATTCATATGTTGAGCAATATCCCCATCTGACTGATCTATCGAATGAATCGGTCCATGTCATTCAGTTTGATGAAATGAAACGGCTTGATGCGGTGTTCCTGGCGGTTCCGGCAGGTATCTCCAAAGAGATGACGCCAAAGTTGCTGGGAGGGAAGGCAAAGATAATTGATCTGTCCGGGGATCTTCGATTGCAGGATCCAAAGGACTATGAGGACTGGTATAAGGGAGTCTCGGCAGAAACCTCCGTCTTAAGCAAAGCTGTTTACGGGCTGACAGAATGCAATCAGGGTGCCATTAAAGAAGCGGACCTCATCGCTAACCCGGGCTGCTTCCCTACCGCGACCCTGTTGGCGCTTGCCCCGCTGGTCCAGCAAAAGCTTATACAGCCGGATTCATTGATCATCGATGCCAAGACGGGTCTTTCGGGAGCAGGACGGAAGCCGTCGCTATCCAGTCATTTTTCCGAAACACAGGAAAACTTAAGGATCTACAAGGTTCATGAGCATCAGCATACCCCGGAGATCGAACAGCAGCTGAAGCGTTGGAACCCTGATTCGGCACCTGTGACCTTTACGACTCATCTAATTCCTATGACGCGCGGCATCATGACAACCATTTATGGTGAGCTTCCGGCGAAGCAAACGACAGAGGAGCTGCATGAACTTTATCAAGACTTTTACAGCGGCAGTCCCTTTGTACGGATTCGGCCAATCGGCCAATTTCCAAGTACCAAAGAAGTGTTCGGCACCAATTTCTGCGATATTGCTATAAAAGTAGATGAGAGGACGGGCAGAGTGACAATCGTTTCCGTCATTGACAATTTGATCAAAGGTGCAGCAGGCCAGGCGGTACAAAATATGAATCTCATGTTCGGTCTCGAAGAAACGGCCGGACTTCAATACTATCCAATTTATCCATAG